The Desulfatitalea tepidiphila genome window below encodes:
- a CDS encoding branched-chain amino acid ABC transporter ATP-binding protein/permease — MVASCFKRLGKPEVYLPSLIFMTVLALVIFTHNAFYLDLLFMIFVFAGLSGAWNIIGGYAGQISLGHAAFYGVGAYTTAVLFAKFGLPPILGIWISMAAAAVLAVVIGYPCLRLKGPFFTLATLAVAEVLQLLAVYMRGLTEGSEGLSIPYQPSWMNLIFESKNSYGIMAFGYMLLVLAISLRLERTKLGFHLTALREEDQAAESLGVDTSKAKIHALLLSAVLTAMGAVMVSQYVLFLEPHSDFSVNLSVQFALLPMVGGLGSAVGPLIGAAILIPLGNFLRSWIGGGIQGLHYIIYGCILILVVMFMPHGIKHLLQSRYQTLLSFLPRFGSGSPNAKDMVSTHKVFRSTAATAQNTTSHQAPLLEVRDLGKSFGGLKVLSDISFLVHPGEIVGIIGPNGAGKTTLFNILCGIHAPSSGIVHFCNTNIARIGKVHQICKHGMGRTYQIVKPFGSMSVLDNVIVGAFCHESTYANARAVALQALDLGGLIEKMDQPASSLTLPNMKRLEVARALATRPRLLLLDEVMAGLNSTEIEEAIQLVRQIRDAGITVMVVEHVMRAIMSVSERILVIAQGEKIMEGRPDEVIADSRVVKAYLGEGFELT; from the coding sequence ATGGTGGCTTCCTGCTTTAAACGCCTGGGCAAGCCCGAAGTCTACTTGCCTTCATTGATTTTTATGACGGTTTTGGCGCTGGTTATTTTTACCCACAACGCATTTTATCTCGACCTGCTCTTCATGATTTTCGTGTTTGCCGGGCTATCAGGGGCGTGGAATATTATTGGTGGATACGCCGGCCAGATATCTTTAGGTCATGCCGCCTTTTATGGTGTGGGCGCATATACAACCGCGGTTCTTTTTGCCAAATTTGGGTTACCACCCATTTTGGGCATTTGGATCAGCATGGCGGCTGCTGCCGTTCTCGCGGTCGTTATCGGTTATCCCTGTTTGCGCCTCAAGGGTCCGTTTTTCACATTAGCCACATTGGCCGTCGCGGAAGTACTTCAATTGTTGGCTGTATACATGCGAGGCCTCACCGAAGGCTCAGAAGGACTGTCCATCCCCTATCAACCCTCCTGGATGAACCTGATATTCGAATCCAAAAATAGTTATGGGATCATGGCGTTTGGATACATGCTATTGGTCTTGGCAATTAGCCTAAGATTGGAACGAACAAAATTGGGATTCCATCTGACCGCTTTAAGAGAAGAAGACCAAGCCGCTGAATCATTGGGCGTCGATACCAGCAAAGCCAAGATCCACGCACTGTTATTGAGTGCTGTATTGACTGCCATGGGAGCGGTGATGGTCTCCCAATATGTCCTTTTTCTTGAACCCCATTCAGATTTTTCCGTCAATCTATCGGTGCAGTTTGCCCTGCTCCCAATGGTGGGCGGATTAGGTAGCGCGGTGGGGCCATTAATCGGGGCTGCTATTCTTATACCACTAGGCAATTTTCTAAGAAGCTGGATCGGAGGAGGCATTCAAGGACTGCATTATATCATCTATGGTTGCATTTTAATTCTGGTGGTCATGTTTATGCCACACGGCATTAAACATCTTCTCCAGAGCAGATATCAGACCCTCCTCTCGTTTCTCCCTCGTTTTGGATCTGGTAGTCCCAACGCAAAAGATATGGTATCTACACACAAGGTTTTTCGTTCAACCGCGGCAACAGCTCAGAACACCACTTCGCATCAAGCCCCGTTGCTGGAAGTTAGAGATCTTGGGAAAAGTTTCGGGGGACTTAAGGTACTCTCAGACATCAGTTTTCTGGTTCATCCAGGTGAAATTGTAGGCATCATTGGACCCAACGGCGCTGGTAAAACTACGCTGTTCAACATACTTTGCGGTATCCATGCCCCTTCATCGGGAATCGTGCATTTCTGCAACACTAATATTGCACGGATTGGTAAGGTACACCAAATATGTAAGCACGGCATGGGCAGAACCTACCAGATCGTGAAGCCCTTCGGCAGCATGAGCGTATTGGATAATGTAATCGTAGGCGCTTTCTGTCACGAAAGCACTTATGCCAATGCTCGCGCAGTGGCCTTGCAAGCCTTGGATCTGGGTGGATTGATAGAGAAAATGGATCAGCCGGCAAGTTCGCTGACATTGCCCAACATGAAACGTTTGGAAGTGGCGCGTGCTCTGGCCACCCGACCGCGGTTGTTGCTGCTTGATGAAGTCATGGCTGGCCTCAATTCGACTGAAATTGAAGAGGCGATCCAGCTCGTCAGGCAAATACGAGACGCCGGGATTACCGTCATGGTAGTCGAGCACGTAATGCGTGCAATCATGTCCGTATCGGAGCGCATCCTGGTGATTGCCCAGGGAGAAAAAATTATGGAAGGGCGACCGGACGAGGTGATTGCTGATTCAAGGGTCGTCAAGGCGTATCTGGGGGAAGGCTTTGAGCTTACTTGA
- a CDS encoding IS481 family transposase — translation MTAKSKLAQKRLTLLQLAEKLGNVSKACQMHKVSRSQFYEYKRSFQLHGMDGLIDKPPIPGSHPNELTDELKQKIIDLSIKHPAYGQQRIADQLALEGVSVCASSVRNLWIKQDMETRYKRLLRLEQVHAEQGFELIEQQIRLIEKANPCFKERHVESSYPGQLLCQDTFYVGRLKGVGRIYLQTVIDTYGSFGFAKLYTSKRPETAVDVLYDRVLPFYQQHKLPVEAILIDNGTEYKGRPMIHMYEIFLEFNDIDHRHTKVGTPRTNGFVERFNRTLLDEFFRSCFRKKLYGSVTALQSDLDEWLHQYNYERPHRGYRNLGRRPFETIETGKLEREKLMEKAA, via the coding sequence ATGACCGCCAAATCCAAATTAGCACAGAAACGATTAACCTTGCTACAGCTTGCCGAAAAACTGGGTAATGTATCCAAAGCATGCCAGATGCACAAAGTCTCTCGAAGCCAATTTTATGAATATAAACGATCCTTTCAGCTTCACGGCATGGACGGTCTTATCGACAAGCCGCCGATCCCGGGATCACACCCAAACGAACTGACTGATGAGCTCAAGCAAAAGATCATTGATCTGTCCATAAAACATCCAGCCTATGGCCAGCAGCGCATCGCCGACCAGCTGGCCCTTGAAGGGGTCTCGGTTTGCGCCAGCTCGGTGCGCAACCTATGGATCAAACAGGACATGGAAACACGTTACAAACGCCTGCTGCGCCTTGAACAGGTGCATGCCGAACAAGGCTTCGAATTGATCGAACAGCAGATCCGGCTGATCGAAAAGGCCAACCCATGCTTCAAAGAGCGCCATGTGGAGAGCAGTTATCCTGGTCAGTTGTTGTGCCAGGATACGTTTTACGTTGGTCGCCTAAAAGGCGTTGGCCGCATTTACCTGCAAACGGTGATCGATACCTATGGCAGCTTCGGTTTTGCCAAGCTTTACACCAGCAAACGCCCTGAAACGGCCGTGGACGTGCTCTATGACCGCGTTCTGCCCTTTTACCAACAGCACAAACTGCCCGTGGAGGCGATCCTTATCGACAACGGCACCGAGTATAAGGGCCGGCCGATGATCCACATGTATGAGATCTTTTTGGAATTCAACGACATCGATCACCGCCATACAAAAGTGGGAACCCCCAGGACCAACGGTTTTGTTGAACGGTTCAACCGCACTTTGCTCGATGAGTTTTTCAGATCCTGCTTTCGTAAAAAACTATATGGGTCAGTTACGGCATTGCAATCGGATCTGGACGAATGGCTGCATCAGTACAACTATGAGCGGCCCCATCGTGGATATCGCAATTTGGGCCGCAGACCATTTGAAACTATCGAAACCGGCAAATTGGAGCGTGAAAAATTGATGGAAAAAGCAGCTTAA
- a CDS encoding GntR family transcriptional regulator, translating to MAQLVRTRIYQAIRDQIMFGELMPGERLTEKELSDAHRASRNTIRECLRQLEGEGLLTFENHKGYRVSKYSTKQVEEIYNLRWLLESYATRLTADKISTPQIEILAKFQEGCIKAASKSDLKSWLNHNTAFHRFFYDNCGNDNLKLLLDTLKRRIYRYQYIILTIPGHFGNYLKSHEKIIDACRLNDGNAAEKHMKTHLNGVKKILLQHLNNFPAVHPV from the coding sequence TTGGCCCAATTGGTTCGCACAAGAATCTATCAAGCCATAAGAGATCAAATCATGTTTGGCGAGTTGATGCCCGGAGAGAGACTAACTGAAAAGGAGCTTTCAGACGCTCACAGAGCGAGCCGAAACACCATTAGGGAATGCCTTAGGCAGTTAGAAGGGGAAGGGTTGCTGACCTTCGAAAACCACAAAGGCTACAGGGTCTCAAAATATTCGACCAAACAAGTCGAAGAAATTTACAATCTCAGATGGCTCCTGGAAAGTTATGCTACCCGACTGACAGCTGATAAAATCTCTACCCCCCAGATAGAAATTTTAGCAAAATTTCAAGAGGGTTGCATTAAAGCTGCATCTAAATCAGATCTTAAATCATGGTTAAATCATAATACTGCCTTTCACCGTTTTTTTTATGATAATTGCGGTAATGATAATCTTAAACTTCTGTTGGACACACTGAAGCGCCGAATCTATCGCTACCAATACATCATTCTCACGATTCCCGGTCACTTCGGAAATTATTTGAAATCACATGAAAAAATTATAGATGCATGTCGCCTTAATGATGGAAATGCTGCTGAGAAACATATGAAAACGCATCTTAATGGGGTGAAAAAGATTCTTTTGCAGCATCTTAATAATTTTCCTGCGGTGCACCCCGTATAG
- a CDS encoding SDR family NAD(P)-dependent oxidoreductase, with protein sequence MTLSGKVAVVTGGGRGIGKAICLIFAKKGADVAVADIDSAAAGKTAEEVTVLGRHSLSLEMDVTREEAIHSAVEKVIKEFGRIDIWVNNAGIGSRAMLHEMNPANWDRVLNVNLRGAFLGTQAAARVMMRQKHGRIINMSSRAAKGGSYGHCSYASSKAGMIALTKSAARELGAYNITVNAIMPGFIATDLTKNLSDNITQPEQRVLQRPGRPEDVAYAAAFLASDEAEWITGTSIEVTGGTGMFSG encoded by the coding sequence ATGACATTATCAGGAAAAGTGGCTGTTGTGACCGGTGGTGGGAGGGGTATTGGAAAGGCCATCTGTTTGATATTCGCAAAAAAAGGTGCCGATGTAGCGGTTGCTGATATCGATTCGGCAGCAGCTGGGAAAACAGCTGAGGAAGTCACCGTATTGGGTAGGCATTCGCTTTCACTGGAGATGGATGTCACGCGAGAAGAAGCGATACACAGTGCCGTAGAAAAAGTCATCAAGGAATTTGGACGCATCGATATATGGGTCAACAATGCGGGTATTGGTAGTCGGGCCATGTTGCATGAAATGAACCCAGCCAATTGGGATCGTGTACTGAATGTCAATCTTAGAGGGGCTTTTCTCGGGACGCAAGCCGCTGCAAGAGTGATGATGAGACAAAAACATGGCCGCATTATTAACATGTCATCGAGGGCCGCCAAAGGAGGCAGTTACGGTCATTGCAGTTACGCCTCATCTAAGGCCGGGATGATTGCACTGACCAAGAGTGCGGCGCGTGAACTCGGAGCCTACAATATCACAGTCAATGCGATCATGCCCGGATTCATCGCCACCGATTTAACTAAGAATTTGTCTGACAACATCACTCAGCCCGAGCAGCGCGTTCTCCAGCGTCCGGGAAGACCAGAGGACGTTGCCTATGCAGCTGCCTTTTTAGCATCTGACGAGGCGGAGTGGATCACCGGCACCAGTATCGAGGTGACCGGCGGAACTGGAATGTTTTCAGGCTGA
- a CDS encoding ABC transporter substrate-binding protein: MQICKKVLICAIVASIFLAPPVQAEAEDVIKLGTIFSRTGALANLGLDSWRGAEMARIMQNKKGGLLGKQIVFINGDAPDPKAAVNETERLCTVEKVPIILGSFSSSISLAASAKADQHKVLYWELGAVGDKITERGLKYVFRTCPTGSDLGRDQLRFAIGQLAEKAGKDSKSIRVASIYEDSAYGTACAAGIRDEAQKLGIILVADEAYNHKATDLSSLVMRVKAAKPDVILESSYENDGIMFFRQAQEAGLKVLQLVGSGGGMNLPGYRNALGDAADGYVCNVGYPGYNLNPAYAKGIDELEKLYIETFGQKPNSVFSVINYMGTLALWDVIERAGSLDPEDLVKAASETNISADQTLLRFGIKFAGPGEPNMGQNTLARYFISQWQNGALWIVSPQEAASPGHNLQLK; encoded by the coding sequence ATGCAAATTTGTAAAAAGGTTTTGATCTGCGCGATAGTGGCAAGCATATTCCTGGCGCCACCGGTTCAGGCAGAGGCTGAGGACGTAATCAAATTGGGAACTATCTTCTCTCGTACGGGCGCGCTGGCAAATTTGGGATTGGACAGTTGGCGTGGAGCAGAGATGGCGCGTATCATGCAAAATAAAAAAGGTGGCCTGCTCGGAAAGCAGATCGTGTTCATCAATGGTGATGCACCTGATCCCAAAGCAGCAGTTAATGAAACTGAACGACTATGTACGGTTGAGAAAGTTCCAATCATCTTGGGCAGCTTTTCAAGCTCAATCAGTCTGGCAGCAAGTGCTAAAGCGGACCAGCACAAAGTTTTGTACTGGGAGCTCGGAGCGGTTGGAGATAAAATTACCGAGCGCGGTCTTAAGTATGTCTTTCGGACATGTCCGACCGGTTCCGACCTGGGGCGTGATCAGCTGCGTTTTGCTATTGGACAGCTTGCTGAAAAAGCCGGCAAGGATTCAAAATCGATCCGCGTCGCCAGTATCTATGAAGATTCTGCCTACGGAACTGCTTGTGCCGCTGGCATTCGAGATGAGGCCCAAAAACTCGGTATCATACTAGTCGCTGACGAAGCCTACAACCACAAAGCTACGGACTTATCTTCACTTGTCATGCGAGTGAAGGCCGCCAAGCCAGACGTGATTCTCGAATCTTCCTATGAAAATGATGGCATCATGTTTTTCCGACAGGCCCAGGAAGCTGGCCTGAAGGTTCTGCAACTCGTCGGTTCAGGCGGTGGCATGAACCTGCCCGGGTACCGCAATGCGCTGGGAGATGCTGCAGATGGATATGTTTGCAACGTGGGATATCCCGGCTATAATTTGAATCCGGCATACGCCAAGGGCATTGATGAATTAGAAAAACTATATATCGAGACCTTTGGCCAAAAGCCAAACAGCGTTTTCTCTGTAATCAACTACATGGGCACCCTGGCCCTTTGGGATGTCATAGAGCGGGCAGGCAGCCTCGATCCGGAGGATCTGGTTAAAGCTGCTAGTGAAACCAATATTTCTGCAGATCAAACATTACTGCGCTTTGGGATAAAATTCGCAGGGCCCGGCGAACCCAACATGGGTCAAAACACCCTTGCTCGTTATTTCATATCGCAGTGGCAAAACGGGGCGTTGTGGATCGTTAGTCCTCAGGAAGCAGCTTCACCCGGACATAATCTCCAGCTAAAATAA
- a CDS encoding SDR family NAD(P)-dependent oxidoreductase yields the protein MRFNGKSIVITGGAGGLGRAFALGFAQEGGNILIADINEERLAQNASEINAVGGGRCETAICDVTQPQEVEATISRSIACFGSIDILINNAGGSLGVPKVPIDQVDEQDWDRVVNLNLKGTFLCTRAAAGHMKKAGRGKIVNLSSITARVGGQLTPVHYVSAKGAIIAFTRHVAQELGPHGINVNAVAPGIVLSGERLEKMWYERKTEQERSDYLKQVPLRRLGSPEEIAQAVLYLSSPAADLITGVTLDINGGLFSA from the coding sequence ATGAGATTTAATGGTAAATCAATAGTAATTACAGGTGGTGCTGGGGGTTTGGGCCGCGCATTTGCTTTGGGATTCGCCCAAGAAGGCGGCAACATTTTGATAGCGGACATCAATGAAGAGAGGCTGGCCCAAAACGCTTCAGAAATCAATGCGGTGGGTGGGGGCCGTTGCGAAACCGCAATATGCGATGTGACTCAGCCGCAGGAAGTCGAGGCGACGATATCGCGATCCATTGCGTGTTTCGGATCAATCGACATCCTTATTAACAATGCGGGGGGCAGCCTCGGCGTGCCTAAAGTGCCAATCGACCAGGTGGACGAACAGGATTGGGACCGTGTTGTAAATTTGAATCTTAAAGGCACCTTCTTGTGCACCCGTGCCGCTGCTGGCCACATGAAAAAAGCTGGAAGAGGAAAAATCGTCAACTTGAGCTCCATCACCGCACGCGTCGGTGGGCAGCTCACCCCTGTACATTATGTCAGTGCCAAAGGAGCAATAATCGCTTTTACCCGCCATGTGGCCCAAGAGTTAGGACCACATGGCATTAACGTTAATGCCGTGGCACCGGGTATCGTTCTAAGCGGCGAGCGCCTTGAAAAAATGTGGTACGAACGCAAAACAGAACAGGAGCGCAGTGACTATTTAAAGCAGGTTCCCCTGCGTCGACTTGGAAGCCCAGAGGAAATCGCTCAGGCGGTGCTCTATTTATCATCCCCAGCTGCCGATTTGATTACTGGCGTAACCCTTGACATCAATGGTGGACTGTTTTCGGCATAG
- a CDS encoding branched-chain amino acid ABC transporter permease → MVLLQVLINGLFLGGVYALISLGLTLIFGVIRIINFAHGEILMISMYVSYFCFTILDLNPYVSMIIVLPVMFIIGVFIDQVIIRPIRNAPSYMQIFATVGLSVVLINLALSLFTGDYRSINMAFSKEVLQVGSISLSYARMIVFAAAIGVAWILFLFLGKTDLGKQIRAIAQDRDAVRLMGIDPNKIYLVTFGLGTALVGLAGSLILPLYYVFPSVGAYFVLSAFVVVVLGGLGNMMGALIGGMIIGIIDSLSGYYIDPALKEMVYFIVFLMVLIFRPSGLMGMVGAEEMGLK, encoded by the coding sequence ATGGTTTTATTGCAGGTGCTAATCAACGGTTTGTTTTTAGGTGGCGTGTATGCCCTGATAAGCTTGGGTCTTACTCTCATTTTTGGCGTGATCCGGATTATAAATTTCGCCCATGGTGAAATTCTGATGATTTCAATGTACGTCTCTTATTTCTGCTTCACGATTCTGGACCTCAACCCTTATGTGTCAATGATTATCGTTCTGCCGGTCATGTTTATTATTGGAGTGTTTATAGACCAAGTGATCATCCGCCCCATCCGCAATGCCCCCTCCTATATGCAGATCTTCGCCACCGTTGGGCTCTCTGTCGTGCTTATCAATCTTGCCCTGTCATTGTTCACAGGGGATTACCGAAGCATCAATATGGCCTTTTCAAAGGAGGTCCTGCAGGTCGGTTCGATCAGTCTATCCTACGCACGCATGATAGTCTTCGCCGCGGCCATAGGGGTTGCGTGGATTCTGTTTCTTTTTCTGGGTAAAACCGACTTGGGTAAACAAATCCGTGCTATTGCCCAAGACCGTGACGCTGTTCGGCTAATGGGCATCGACCCCAACAAAATCTATCTGGTCACATTTGGCCTCGGTACCGCGCTGGTGGGGCTGGCAGGCAGTCTTATTTTACCTCTATATTATGTATTTCCATCGGTTGGTGCTTATTTCGTTCTATCGGCATTTGTGGTGGTTGTTCTTGGGGGATTGGGCAACATGATGGGCGCCCTGATAGGCGGTATGATCATCGGCATCATCGATTCACTTAGCGGTTACTATATTGACCCAGCGCTGAAGGAGATGGTCTACTTCATTGTTTTTCTGATGGTGTTGATATTTAGACCTTCCGGCCTGATGGGCATGGTCGGTGCCGAAGAGATGGGACTCAAATAA